In the Dermochelys coriacea isolate rDerCor1 chromosome 23, rDerCor1.pri.v4, whole genome shotgun sequence genome, AGGTGCccgggggtgtgtgtctgtgctgggGGCGTGGCCTGGGTGCATGTAGGGGCGTGGCTAGAGGGGTGGAACCAATCCTCACCCCCCTCCACATGCACACACTCCCCCATCCTCACCTCTGGGGTCACCAGTCCCCGCATGGCCCCCCTggtgccccctcctccacctcgTCGGCCTCGGGGCTCTGCCCCATCTTGGTGATGTGGCGCAGGAAGGACGTGGCGTTGATAGCTCGCTGGGGGGGCACAGAATATCCTgcgtgagacacccccccccgggacgggacccaggcgtccgggacgGCTAGCCCCTAGGGGAGCCCCCCAGCTCACCCACCATCTGGGGACtggacccaggcatccgggaTGGCTAGCCCCGATGGGAGCCCCCCAGCTCACCCACCTTCTGGGGacaggacccaggcgtccgggatgGCTAGCCCCGAGGGGAGCCCCCCAGCTCACCCATCCTCTGGGgatgggacccaggcgtccgggacgACTAGCCCCTAGGGGAACCCCCCCAGCTCACCCACCCTCTGGGGAcgggacccaggtgtccgggacAGCTAGTCCCAAGGGGGACCCACCCTCAAGGGACAGGACCTCGGTGGCTGGGGCAAGGACAAGGGACCCAGGCGtccagggtggggggatgggaccCAAGTGTCCGGGGCTCACCTTCCACTGAGTCCTGGCAAAGTTTTTCTGGATCTGTTCACTCACGGAGCTGTGAATGTCTTTGTCCAGCGCCATATCCCCCgagatcctgggggggggggggtcagaggtgAAAGGTCAGGGGGCTCTCGAtggggaccccccacccccacccatcccaCGGTGGGGGGAGCTCACCATGGGTGCTGCAGGGCCTGTTCGCATGTGTAGCGCTTCTCGGGGTCccgctgcagcagctgctggatgAAATccttggctgggggagggaagggtggtcCCTGTGAGCTGGGGACTCCAAAAGCCCCCTGCCATTGGGAACCACCATCATTGGGGGGCCCCCCATATCCCCTCCCATGTAGGGACCCCGCCCAGATTTTGGGGCCACCCTGCGGGTCTCACCTGAGTCCGAGATGTCATCCCAATAGGGTGAGTCGAACTCAAACGcccctttgagaatctgggcgaAGAGTTCGGAGTCATTGTCGTCGTAGAAAGGGGGGTAACCGCACAGCCTGGGGAGGGCACAAAGGGGTGAGAGATGGGTCACCCGTCCCACCTGGGGCCAGCACCCCCCACCGTCCTCCCAGATGCCTGGGTCTCctccccatctctcctcccctctccagaAACACcatcccggacgcctgggtcccattCTGCAGGGCCGGGTGTGCTGTGGGAGCCCCTGGTAGCAGCACccccggatgcctgggtcccattCCCAACCCCGGACTCCTGGGTACCATTCTATGGGGCGGGGTGTGCTGTGGGAGCCCCTGGCAGTGGTGCCCccagatgcctgggttctctcccacaCCCCCTCGCCCCCCCGGGTGGGACTTACAGGATGTAGGAGATGACGCCCAGCGCCCACGAATCCACAGCTTTCCCGTAGGGCTTCTgctccaggagctcaggggctagaGGGTGAGAGATGGGAGTCACTGCCCTGGCCCCCCCACTCTCCCAAACTGCTcttgcccccccacctgcctccgACCCCCcaagcttcccctgccccccagcctgcccctcccccaactgtCCCCAGGCCCCCGCCTCCCTCACCCACGTAGCCGGGGGTCCCGCAGGCCGTGGCCATCACCCCATCTGACTCCAGCTTGGAGAGCCCAAAATCCGTGATCATGATCTTGGCATCCTCGAAGGG is a window encoding:
- the PNCK gene encoding calcium/calmodulin-dependent protein kinase type 1B, translating into MLMGESWRKTTEEIGTVYDIKEKLGAGAFSEVFLAQERGSQQLVALKCIPKKVLRGKEVAVENEIAVLRKIQHENIVALENIYETPTHLYLAMQLVTGGELFDRIVERGHYTERDASRLIRQVLEAVSYLHQLGIVHRDLKPENLLYASPFEDAKIMITDFGLSKLESDGVMATACGTPGYVAPELLEQKPYGKAVDSWALGVISYILLCGYPPFYDDNDSELFAQILKGAFEFDSPYWDDISDSAKDFIQQLLQRDPEKRYTCEQALQHPWISGDMALDKDIHSSVSEQIQKNFARTQWKRAINATSFLRHITKMGQSPEADEVEEGAPGGPCGDW